One genomic segment of Salvelinus sp. IW2-2015 unplaced genomic scaffold, ASM291031v2 Un_scaffold2343, whole genome shotgun sequence includes these proteins:
- the LOC112073723 gene encoding extracellular calcium-sensing receptor-like has translation MVYKAVYAIAHAIHSIVCEERENSTVNCDKNLNVKPTKVLERLRRVNFSRNGYQVSFDANGDPVATYELVNWQRRESGNIDFVTVGLYDGSMPPDQRLHIEREITWVKNSSHVPVSVCSESCPPGTRKAVQKGKPVCCYDCIQCAEGEISNNTDSSDCLICPEEYWPNAERDRCILKPVEFLSFHEVLGIILTACSVGGACLAIATATXFYXHRTSAIVRANNSELSFLLLFSLXLCFLCSLTFIGRPSEWSCMLRHTAFGITFVLCISCVLGKTIVVLMAFRATLPXSNXMKWFGPXQQRLTVVSFTFVQALICTLWLVLSPPFPIKNXTTYKEKIILECDVGSAXGFWXVLGYIGLLSLLCFVLAFLARKLPDNFNEAKFITFSMLIFCAVWITFIPAYVSSPGKFTVAVEIFAIITSSFGLFFLLFVPKCFIILFRPEKNTKKHLMEKTSNDIRY, from the exons GTCCTGGAGAGATTGAGGAGGGTGAACTTCTCTCGTAACGGGTACCAGGTGTCTTTCGATGCCAACGGGGACCCAGTGGCAACCTATGAGCTGGTCAACTGGCAGAGACGGGAGAGTGGGAATATAGATTTTGTGACAGTGGGACTCTATGATGGGTCCATGCCTCCTGACCAGAGGCTTCACATCGAGAGGGAAATCACCTGGGTAAAGAACAGTTCACACGTACCTGTGTCAGTGTGCAGTGAGAGCTGTCCCCCAGGCACTCGTAAGGCTGTACAGAAAGGAAAGCCTGTATGCTGTTATGACTGTATCCAATGTGCAGAGGGAGAAATAAGTAATAACACAG ATTCTTCAGACTGTCTGATCTGTCCCGAGGAGTACTGGCCCAACGCTGAGAGAGACCGCTGTATCCTTAAGCCTGTGGAGTTCCTGTCCTTCCACGAGGTCCTCGGAATCATCCTGACCGCCTGCTCTGTGGGCGGGGCTTGTCTGGCCATYGCCACGGCAACYRTMTTCTACCRCCACCGAACKTCGGCCATCGTCAGGGCCAACAACTCTGAGCTGAGCTTCCTGCTKCTCTTCTCCTTGRCWCTGTGTTTTCTGTGTTCTCTTACYTTCATTGGCCGGCCCTCTGAGTGGTCCTGTATGCTGCGYCACACAGCGTTTGGGATCACCTTCGTCCTCTGCATCTCTTGTGTTCTGGGGAAAACAATAGTGGTGTTGATGGCCTTCAGGGCTACRCTTCCAGSCAGTAATRTCATGAAATGGTTTGGTCCTCMACAGCAGAGATTGACTGTAGTGTCCTTCACGTTTGTCCAGGCTTTGATATGCACTCTGTGGTTGGTCCTGTCCCCTCCCTTCCCCATTAAAAACYTCACTACCTACAAGGAAAAGATCATTCTAGAGTGTGATGTGGGTTCAGCTWTTGGTTTCTGGKCTGTGTTGGGCTATATAGGACTSCTSTCTCTYTTGTGCTTTGTGCTGGCTTTTCTGGCTCGGAAGCTGCCTGATAACTTYAATGAGGCCAAATTCATCACCTTCAGCATGCTCATATTCTGTGCAGTCTGGATCACCTTTATCCCAGCTTATGTCAGCTCTCCTGGGAAGTTCACTGTAGCTGTGGAGATCTTTGCCATCATCACCTCTAGCTTTGGGTTGTTCTTTCTGTTATTTGTTCCTAAATGCTTCATTATTCTGTTCAGGCCGGAGAAGAACACCAAGAAACACCTTATGGAGAAGACATCSAATGATATACGTTATTAA